From a region of the Aeoliella mucimassa genome:
- a CDS encoding OmpA/MotB family protein, producing the protein MSLLSKATALLLLTVVVVTTGCGRVVFTPKAQQAQALSLSPEQQQTLAAQMQQLQQRADALDRDNQELEAIIAQRGQQLQLQHNQALALQEQLKATTDRLAAVQSTNTQLEQRTQALTASVQQMPGAEIRANNTLLKSLQSTNVPGVTARQDGDTIRVALAGDMLFVPGSPQLQSGAEQTLRTVATDLMTNYPDHLIGIEGHTDPMTPASPQYSTPHHLSVAQSTAVYDLLVRSLGVSPQQLFVIGHGANHPVVSNATAAGQAQNRRIELVIYPETTRSR; encoded by the coding sequence ATGTCGCTCTTGTCGAAAGCTACCGCACTGTTGCTCCTGACCGTCGTTGTTGTGACGACCGGTTGCGGACGCGTAGTGTTTACGCCGAAGGCTCAGCAAGCGCAAGCGTTGTCGCTCTCGCCTGAGCAGCAGCAAACCCTCGCGGCTCAAATGCAGCAGCTTCAGCAGCGAGCCGACGCGCTGGACCGCGACAATCAGGAACTCGAAGCGATCATCGCCCAACGCGGTCAGCAGTTGCAGCTTCAGCACAATCAGGCGCTCGCGCTGCAGGAGCAGCTGAAAGCGACGACCGATCGACTTGCCGCGGTGCAGAGCACCAACACCCAACTCGAGCAACGCACCCAGGCGCTCACCGCGAGTGTGCAGCAGATGCCGGGAGCCGAGATTCGCGCCAACAATACGCTGCTCAAGTCGCTGCAATCGACCAACGTGCCAGGCGTCACTGCCCGACAGGATGGCGATACCATTCGCGTTGCCTTGGCGGGCGACATGCTGTTCGTGCCGGGCTCGCCGCAGTTGCAGTCGGGAGCCGAGCAAACGCTTCGCACGGTAGCGACCGATTTGATGACCAATTACCCCGATCACCTGATCGGCATCGAAGGTCACACCGACCCGATGACTCCCGCGTCGCCGCAGTACTCGACTCCGCACCATCTGTCGGTTGCCCAGTCGACCGCCGTGTACGACCTGCTGGTCCGCTCGCTCGGCGTTTCGCCGCAGCAGTTGTTCGTGATCGGGCACGGAGCCAACCACCCAGTGGTCTCGAATGCCACCGCCGCCGGCCAGGCCCAAAACCGCCGGATCGAGTTGGTAATCTATCCCGAAACGACCCGCAGCCGGTAA
- a CDS encoding prepilin peptidase codes for MLVIPLEVRLVLVFCLAAIAASLANGMIYHFAWFTRLRSPWQPRAEGIAPRRRIDFLPILGWWHLRRESVVHGRGHWVRPLAIELCFAIGIAWLYWWETETFGLFTSQLALGTDRANLIGPAHWQFLAHAMLCWFMLIATFIDIDDRIIPDIVTVPGTLLGLLLATLVPLSLLPQVTNPIAIPVAGEQLFNNAGAPTGEYLEPVHLAAASEWPMSLAPDANSLALALGCFWLWCFAFVRRRWITRKGRFKALQFFIVRMVRDWCRRPLRDVTLLGTLAIVGVWWWGGPAWVGLLTSLVGLVGSGGVVWLIRIFAGVALRKEAMGFGDVLLMMMVGTLVGWQAGILIFFMAPFAALVFALVQFITRGENEIPYGPYLCSATVIAIVRWDAIWAQARIFFDRPWFIVATLLVCLVMCGAVLAIWQAIKDAIWPIDSAS; via the coding sequence TTGCTTGTCATACCTCTGGAAGTTCGGCTCGTATTGGTGTTCTGTCTGGCGGCCATCGCGGCTTCGCTGGCCAACGGAATGATCTATCACTTCGCCTGGTTTACCCGGTTGCGTTCCCCTTGGCAGCCGCGGGCCGAAGGCATCGCGCCCCGCCGCCGGATCGACTTCCTGCCGATCCTCGGGTGGTGGCATCTGCGCCGCGAGTCGGTAGTGCATGGCCGTGGCCATTGGGTGCGACCATTAGCTATCGAACTTTGCTTTGCCATCGGCATCGCTTGGCTGTACTGGTGGGAGACCGAGACGTTCGGGCTGTTTACTTCGCAACTCGCTTTGGGAACCGATCGCGCGAACCTCATCGGCCCAGCGCACTGGCAGTTCCTGGCCCATGCGATGCTCTGTTGGTTCATGCTGATCGCTACCTTTATTGATATCGACGATCGCATCATTCCCGACATCGTCACCGTGCCTGGCACGTTGCTGGGGCTCTTGCTCGCAACGCTGGTGCCGCTTTCGTTGTTGCCGCAGGTCACGAATCCGATCGCGATTCCCGTTGCGGGAGAGCAGTTGTTCAACAACGCGGGAGCGCCGACCGGCGAGTACCTCGAACCGGTGCATCTGGCCGCAGCGAGCGAATGGCCGATGTCGCTCGCGCCCGATGCCAACTCGCTGGCACTTGCCTTGGGCTGTTTCTGGCTCTGGTGTTTCGCGTTCGTGCGTCGGCGATGGATCACTCGCAAAGGACGATTCAAGGCACTCCAGTTCTTCATCGTACGGATGGTCCGCGACTGGTGTCGCCGCCCGCTCCGCGACGTTACCCTGCTCGGCACGCTCGCGATCGTCGGCGTCTGGTGGTGGGGTGGGCCCGCGTGGGTGGGACTACTCACCTCGCTGGTTGGTCTGGTCGGGAGCGGCGGAGTCGTCTGGCTCATTCGCATCTTCGCCGGCGTGGCTTTACGGAAAGAAGCCATGGGCTTTGGCGACGTGCTACTAATGATGATGGTCGGCACGCTCGTCGGCTGGCAGGCTGGCATTCTGATCTTCTTCATGGCTCCCTTCGCCGCGTTGGTGTTCGCCTTGGTGCAGTTCATCACCCGCGGCGAAAACGAGATTCCGTACGGGCCATATCTCTGCTCGGCAACGGTGATCGCCATCGTTCGCTGGGACGCCATCTGGGCGCAAGCTCGCATCTTCTTTGACCGGCCGTGGTTCATCGTGGCAACTTTATTGGTCTGTTTAGTGATGTGTGGCGCGGTTTTAGCGATTTGGCAGGCGATTAAGGACGCGATTTGGCCGATCGACTCGGCATCGTGA
- a CDS encoding DNA/RNA non-specific endonuclease: MPTISTCICGAAQNLDAERPIQILVNQGYVVGFSPERLQPAWSAYRVAHADADVDYDRPLVYYDDMRLPEEHRIGRKTFGKIGGIQLNVGHMSPNEVINRQFGRLAQLETFLMSNMSPQYASLNSGVWLKQETAIRNIEDGPGKDHVWAIAGPVFDDQPSSINRGHGKYLPVPTHYYYITVDPHQYPYDTPSRVIIDCFLIPQTAPRDSNPLDYRSSLNEIEGRTKLKFFRSWGRELPMGVLASTDEPIAQESRLTKVLKTMQAEEAMVRAAMKSDYDDIDSIQGLIDELKDQAAQIRNQGYELVDSDLEKLQTLQHTISWLVRARGIASETAEPEQPESTLITYHVVDDMDGKLDQAARTACNFWNRFVEPKQSIVIRLGTFHSLGNTIARAYFPYENDGVMYGRVEFNTRFLATFTEEEIAGTIVHEIGHTLGIGWERWETLFDKDTGLFNPKAIRRLSELQFMEVERDGGSGTALAHWDELKFDKELMTGYKDPGEHVLPVTIDLMKILGHKVLERLDQQTPLSDLLVEAASMMFSRQDEAQSLNLEHFEETGLMETIPHM, from the coding sequence ATGCCCACCATATCGACTTGCATCTGTGGCGCGGCGCAGAATCTCGACGCCGAACGGCCGATACAGATTCTGGTAAACCAAGGGTACGTGGTAGGTTTTAGCCCCGAACGGCTCCAGCCCGCCTGGTCGGCTTATCGCGTGGCCCACGCCGATGCGGATGTCGATTACGATCGCCCGCTGGTTTACTACGACGACATGCGACTGCCCGAGGAGCACCGGATCGGTCGTAAGACGTTCGGCAAGATCGGCGGCATCCAGCTCAACGTGGGGCACATGTCGCCCAACGAAGTGATCAATCGCCAGTTTGGTCGGCTAGCGCAGCTCGAGACGTTTCTCATGTCGAACATGAGCCCGCAGTACGCCTCGCTGAACAGCGGAGTCTGGCTCAAACAAGAAACCGCGATTCGCAACATCGAAGACGGGCCGGGCAAAGACCATGTGTGGGCCATCGCCGGCCCCGTGTTTGATGATCAGCCTTCGAGCATTAATCGCGGTCATGGCAAGTACCTGCCAGTTCCTACGCATTACTACTACATCACCGTCGACCCGCATCAGTACCCTTACGATACCCCCTCGCGGGTGATCATCGACTGCTTCCTGATTCCTCAAACGGCTCCACGAGATTCTAACCCGCTAGATTACCGCTCCTCGCTCAACGAAATCGAAGGGCGAACCAAGCTCAAGTTTTTTCGCTCCTGGGGACGGGAGTTACCGATGGGAGTGCTGGCCTCCACCGACGAGCCGATTGCCCAAGAGAGCCGCTTGACCAAGGTGCTCAAGACCATGCAGGCGGAAGAAGCCATGGTCCGGGCAGCCATGAAAAGCGACTACGACGACATCGACTCGATCCAAGGGCTGATCGACGAGTTAAAGGATCAGGCCGCCCAGATTCGAAACCAAGGCTACGAGTTGGTCGATAGCGACTTGGAGAAATTGCAGACCCTGCAACACACGATCTCATGGCTAGTACGCGCCCGAGGCATTGCTTCGGAGACCGCCGAGCCAGAACAACCTGAGTCGACTCTCATCACCTACCATGTGGTGGACGACATGGACGGCAAGCTCGACCAGGCAGCGCGAACCGCCTGCAACTTCTGGAATCGATTTGTCGAACCGAAGCAGTCGATCGTGATCCGCCTGGGGACTTTCCATAGTTTGGGCAACACCATCGCTCGGGCTTACTTCCCTTATGAAAACGATGGCGTAATGTACGGGCGGGTGGAGTTCAACACGCGATTCCTTGCCACTTTTACGGAAGAAGAAATCGCCGGCACCATCGTGCACGAAATCGGCCATACTCTTGGGATTGGCTGGGAACGGTGGGAAACACTTTTCGACAAGGATACCGGTCTGTTTAACCCCAAGGCGATTCGGCGGTTGAGCGAACTGCAGTTCATGGAAGTGGAACGAGACGGGGGCTCCGGTACCGCGCTCGCGCATTGGGACGAACTGAAGTTCGATAAGGAGCTGATGACCGGCTACAAAGACCCCGGGGAGCACGTGCTACCGGTCACCATCGACTTGATGAAGATCCTCGGGCATAAGGTGCTGGAGAGGTTGGATCAGCAGACTCCGTTGTCCGATCTACTGGTCGAGGCCGCCAGCATGATGTTCTCCCGCCAGGACGAAGCCCAGAGCCTGAATCTCGAGCACTTCGAAGAAACCGGTCTCATGGAAACCATCCCGCACATGTAA
- a CDS encoding two-component system sensor histidine kinase NtrB, with protein MSEQTATAVQRLMDQYTEIARLAGALAHEIKNPLSTIRLNLQLLAEDIEDEPSPHQQRSLRRVTTMQNECRRLQGLLDDFLNFAKVRQLTLRPTNLNKELDDLLDFFVPEAEEAGVEVVRYLDRELPTVLLDRESFRGAVLNLLLNAKQAMPNGGQLTVATTSEGDWVLVHLIDTGTGMDDRTAARMFETFFSTKPGGSGLGLPTTSKIIEAHGGAIRVETEVDRGTHFTITLPVPPRLAAQAATVQQLDIPT; from the coding sequence ATGTCCGAGCAAACTGCCACCGCTGTCCAACGCTTGATGGATCAGTACACCGAGATCGCTCGGTTGGCGGGAGCCCTGGCGCATGAGATCAAGAATCCGCTCTCGACGATTCGGCTGAATCTGCAACTGCTGGCCGAAGATATCGAAGACGAGCCGTCGCCCCACCAGCAACGTTCGCTGCGTCGAGTCACAACGATGCAGAACGAATGCCGCCGACTGCAGGGATTGCTCGACGACTTTCTGAACTTCGCCAAGGTGCGGCAGCTCACGCTGCGACCGACGAACCTCAATAAGGAGCTGGATGACCTGCTCGATTTCTTCGTGCCCGAAGCGGAGGAAGCAGGCGTGGAGGTCGTGCGGTATCTCGATCGCGAGTTGCCCACGGTATTGCTCGATCGCGAGTCGTTCCGCGGAGCGGTGCTCAACCTGCTGCTGAATGCCAAGCAGGCGATGCCCAACGGCGGCCAGCTTACCGTTGCCACGACGTCGGAGGGAGATTGGGTGCTGGTGCACCTGATCGACACCGGCACTGGCATGGACGATCGCACGGCCGCGCGGATGTTCGAGACCTTCTTCTCGACCAAGCCGGGCGGGTCGGGGCTGGGATTGCCGACCACCAGCAAGATTATCGAAGCCCACGGCGGGGCGATTCGCGTTGAGACCGAAGTCGATCGTGGCACGCATTTCACGATTACGTTGCCGGTTCCTCCGCGCCTGGCAGCCCAGGCGGCCACCGTTCAGCAACTCGATATTCCCACCTAA
- the mutL gene encoding DNA mismatch repair endonuclease MutL codes for MPTIRQLSASVVNKIAAGEVIERPASVVKELLENSMDAGATRVDVRLEQGGRELIRVTDNGCGIDEEQLTLAVLNHATSKITTADDLFEVGTMGFRGEALASISEVSRTLLRSRTPEAASGAELRVNGGVAEPIVPAGCPVGTTIEVRDLFFNTPVRQRFLRTPQTEIGHATEAFVRIALANPQVHFRLEHGNREVHDLPPTDDWRVRIAGLFGDELANALIDVESIDPPITLRGYVANPQYSRANNRLQYLFLNGRNIRDRALQHALGEAYRGLLLTGRFPICFLRFDMPANLADVNVHPTKLEVRFQDGGRLYSQLLSTLRSKFLSTDLRAGPAGQGVSPTREEDIAASGPSQIVDWAKQQLTQRRFDGPGDSAPASRPAGEPLVMHRVSQPFKPFPDAGGRAPAMASPTAQGPAPTADGTHLDASSQGEVDDASSTGPREIKAIQVHNRYLVVETEHGMEIIDQHALHERVLYEQIRVKVAAEGLETQSLLVPEPVDLSADEAAMVMEHRDLLKKLGVAVEPFGGDTVLVSSYPAMLAKLAPRDVLGDIVDRLMSSDRLPEASDLFDELLHTVACKAAVKYGDRLTPDEIVALLEHRHLTQNHHHCPHGRPTALVYSCDDLDKQFKRI; via the coding sequence ATGCCCACCATTCGCCAACTCTCTGCCTCGGTCGTGAATAAAATCGCGGCCGGCGAAGTCATCGAACGACCGGCCAGCGTCGTCAAAGAGTTGCTCGAAAACTCGATGGACGCGGGGGCGACTCGTGTGGATGTGCGTCTCGAGCAGGGGGGACGCGAGCTGATTCGGGTGACCGACAACGGGTGCGGCATCGACGAAGAGCAGCTCACCCTGGCGGTGCTGAATCACGCGACTAGCAAGATCACCACGGCCGACGACTTGTTCGAAGTCGGCACCATGGGGTTCCGGGGCGAAGCGTTGGCCTCGATTTCGGAGGTCAGCCGCACGCTGCTCCGCTCGCGGACGCCGGAGGCGGCCAGCGGTGCCGAGCTGCGCGTCAACGGCGGCGTCGCCGAGCCCATCGTGCCAGCCGGTTGCCCGGTCGGCACCACCATCGAGGTTCGCGACCTGTTCTTCAACACTCCGGTTCGGCAGCGATTCTTGCGGACCCCGCAAACCGAAATCGGTCACGCGACCGAAGCCTTCGTGCGGATCGCGCTGGCCAACCCGCAGGTTCATTTTCGGCTGGAGCATGGCAATCGCGAAGTGCACGACTTGCCGCCGACCGACGACTGGCGCGTGCGTATCGCGGGCTTGTTCGGCGACGAGCTGGCCAATGCGTTGATCGATGTCGAGAGTATCGATCCTCCGATCACGCTTCGCGGTTACGTAGCCAATCCGCAGTACAGTCGGGCGAACAATCGTCTGCAGTATTTGTTTCTCAACGGTCGCAACATTCGCGATCGCGCGCTGCAGCACGCCCTCGGCGAGGCCTATCGCGGCTTGCTGTTGACCGGTCGGTTCCCGATCTGTTTTCTGCGGTTCGATATGCCGGCCAACCTGGCCGACGTCAACGTGCACCCCACCAAGCTGGAGGTTCGCTTCCAGGATGGCGGGCGACTGTACAGCCAGTTGCTCAGCACGCTGCGGAGCAAGTTCTTGTCGACCGACTTGCGAGCCGGCCCGGCAGGGCAGGGGGTCTCTCCCACCCGCGAAGAGGACATCGCCGCGAGTGGGCCGAGCCAGATCGTCGATTGGGCCAAGCAGCAACTCACGCAGCGCCGGTTCGACGGCCCTGGCGACTCGGCCCCGGCCAGTCGTCCCGCAGGCGAGCCGTTGGTGATGCATCGCGTGTCGCAGCCGTTCAAACCGTTTCCGGATGCTGGTGGTCGGGCGCCGGCCATGGCGAGCCCGACAGCGCAGGGCCCCGCTCCCACAGCCGACGGCACCCACCTGGACGCATCGTCCCAAGGCGAGGTCGACGACGCGTCGTCCACTGGTCCGCGGGAGATCAAAGCGATTCAGGTGCACAATCGGTACCTGGTGGTGGAAACCGAACATGGCATGGAAATCATCGACCAGCACGCATTGCACGAGCGGGTGCTGTACGAGCAAATCCGCGTGAAGGTCGCTGCCGAGGGGCTCGAAACCCAGTCGCTTTTGGTGCCGGAGCCGGTCGATTTGTCGGCCGACGAGGCAGCCATGGTCATGGAGCACCGCGATTTGCTGAAGAAACTGGGGGTCGCCGTAGAACCTTTTGGCGGCGATACGGTCTTGGTTTCCAGCTATCCGGCCATGTTGGCCAAATTGGCCCCCCGCGACGTGCTGGGGGATATCGTCGATCGGCTGATGTCGTCCGACCGTCTGCCGGAAGCGAGCGATTTGTTCGACGAATTGCTCCATACCGTGGCGTGCAAAGCTGCGGTAAAATATGGCGATCGGCTGACGCCGGACGAAATCGTCGCCCTGCTGGAGCACCGTCACCTGACCCAGAACCACCACCATTGCCCGCACGGACGCCCCACGGCCTTGGTCTACAGTTGCGACGACCTCGACAAACAATTCAAGCGAATCTAG
- a CDS encoding sigma-54-dependent transcriptional regulator translates to MAKSKNAQVGPPINVLVVDDDQAHAETIADSLTSQGYDCTIATSGADGADLIERRSFEIVVTDLKMPKFGGLELLAKAKNDLPDAEVILVTGHGTIETAVEAMREGASHFLLKPLDLGQLRSVVDNAARAQHLRRANAELNRRLDEKFGFENLIGNSPPMRDLTERLRRIAPTDATVLIEGETGTGKELVAQAIHQNSPRKNRHFVGLNCAALSEHILEGELFGSVPGAFTDARDRMGKFEYADGGTLFLDEVGDMPVPTQIKLLRVLESREITRVGSNETVKVDVRILSATNRNLEEAVASGDFREDLYHRLKVISLKLPSLAERTEDIPLLIDHFMKIHAQRHGKKIKSMTTAARRRLMAHIWTGNVRQLSNTVDSMIVVDYDEVLDLDDLPPEFNPPESESGGSAADGLHTLVGKPLSEIEGLFIAETLKVTGGNREEAAKMLGIGERTLYRKIKEYEL, encoded by the coding sequence ATGGCTAAAAGTAAGAACGCACAAGTTGGACCTCCCATCAATGTCCTGGTGGTCGACGACGACCAGGCCCATGCCGAGACGATTGCCGATAGCCTGACGAGCCAAGGCTACGACTGCACGATTGCCACCTCGGGTGCGGACGGAGCCGATCTGATCGAGCGTCGCTCGTTCGAAATCGTGGTGACCGATCTCAAGATGCCGAAGTTCGGCGGGCTGGAATTGCTGGCCAAGGCTAAGAACGACTTGCCCGACGCCGAGGTGATTCTGGTGACCGGGCATGGCACGATTGAAACCGCCGTGGAGGCGATGCGCGAAGGGGCTTCGCACTTTTTGCTTAAGCCGCTCGATTTGGGGCAGCTTCGCAGCGTGGTCGACAACGCCGCGCGGGCGCAGCACTTGCGACGGGCCAATGCGGAGTTGAATCGTCGACTCGATGAGAAGTTCGGCTTCGAAAACCTGATCGGCAACAGCCCACCGATGCGCGACCTGACCGAAAGGCTCCGCCGCATCGCTCCGACCGACGCAACCGTGTTGATCGAAGGCGAAACCGGCACCGGCAAGGAGTTGGTCGCCCAGGCGATTCATCAGAACAGCCCCCGCAAGAATCGCCACTTCGTGGGACTTAACTGCGCAGCGCTGAGCGAGCACATTCTCGAAGGCGAATTGTTCGGCAGTGTGCCGGGGGCGTTCACCGACGCCCGCGACCGCATGGGTAAGTTCGAATACGCCGACGGTGGAACGCTGTTTCTCGACGAAGTGGGCGACATGCCGGTGCCGACGCAGATCAAATTGCTGCGGGTGCTGGAGAGTCGCGAGATCACCCGCGTCGGTTCGAACGAGACCGTGAAAGTCGATGTGCGCATCTTGTCGGCCACCAACCGCAATCTGGAAGAGGCCGTAGCCAGCGGTGATTTTCGCGAGGATCTGTACCACCGACTCAAGGTTATCAGCCTGAAGCTGCCGAGCCTGGCCGAGCGTACCGAGGACATTCCGCTGCTGATCGATCACTTCATGAAGATCCACGCCCAGCGGCATGGCAAGAAGATCAAAAGCATGACCACCGCCGCCCGCCGACGGTTGATGGCCCACATCTGGACCGGCAACGTGCGGCAGCTTTCGAACACGGTCGACAGCATGATCGTGGTCGACTACGACGAGGTGCTCGATCTCGACGATCTGCCGCCCGAGTTCAACCCGCCCGAAAGCGAGTCGGGAGGCTCGGCCGCCGACGGATTGCACACGCTGGTCGGCAAACCACTTTCGGAAATCGAAGGGCTGTTCATCGCCGAAACGCTGAAGGTCACCGGAGGCAATCGCGAGGAAGCCGCCAAGATGCTCGGCATCGGCGAACGCACCTTGTATCGAAAGATCAAAGAGTACGAGCTGTAG
- a CDS encoding LURP-one-related/scramblase family protein, which translates to MIYRIKEAFWSWGDDSAICDQFGQPVYQVDGAAFSWGDDLSFQDMSGRQLARITQTLFSFKPRYQIQIDGTVFAEVIKEWSWFNQKFTLDVPGPNDYSITGSFWEHEFSFTRQGRDVARVSKSYWAWTDSYGVQTVDNEDDLAILCTCIVIDQVLHDGDRNN; encoded by the coding sequence ATGATTTATCGCATCAAAGAAGCATTCTGGTCGTGGGGCGACGACTCTGCGATTTGCGACCAGTTTGGACAGCCGGTCTATCAGGTCGACGGCGCGGCCTTCAGTTGGGGCGACGACCTTTCGTTTCAGGACATGAGCGGTCGCCAACTCGCCCGCATCACGCAAACGTTGTTCAGCTTCAAGCCACGCTATCAGATTCAGATCGATGGCACCGTGTTCGCCGAGGTGATCAAAGAGTGGAGCTGGTTCAACCAGAAGTTCACGCTCGATGTGCCTGGCCCCAACGATTACTCGATCACTGGATCGTTCTGGGAGCACGAGTTTAGCTTCACGCGACAAGGCCGCGATGTCGCTCGGGTGAGCAAAAGCTACTGGGCGTGGACCGACAGCTACGGGGTGCAGACGGTCGACAACGAAGACGACCTCGCCATCCTCTGTACCTGCATCGTGATCGACCAGGTGCTGCACGATGGTGATCGCAATAACTAG
- a CDS encoding shikimate kinase, whose protein sequence is MPLDRCVFLIGYRGTGKTTVARLLAERFGCQAVDADHLLQQRDGRTVAEIFAQEGEPRFRDLEQQVVADLAVVDPQVVSLGGGAVLREPNRLALKGHHVAWLQASPTTIAERLASDEVSADQRPSLTGGGLFAEIEQVLAARQPIYQECATMVVDTENRSPAEVADDILRQLDLPRL, encoded by the coding sequence ATGCCACTCGATCGTTGCGTATTTCTGATTGGCTATCGTGGCACCGGCAAGACCACCGTCGCTCGATTGTTGGCCGAACGCTTCGGATGCCAGGCGGTGGATGCCGATCACCTGCTGCAGCAACGCGACGGACGAACCGTGGCCGAGATCTTTGCCCAGGAGGGCGAACCCCGCTTCCGCGACCTTGAACAGCAGGTAGTTGCCGACTTGGCGGTGGTCGACCCGCAAGTCGTGTCGCTCGGCGGTGGTGCGGTGCTTCGCGAGCCAAATCGCCTGGCACTCAAGGGGCACCACGTCGCATGGCTGCAGGCTTCGCCCACCACGATTGCCGAGCGTCTTGCATCCGACGAGGTATCGGCCGATCAGCGGCCGAGTCTCACCGGCGGCGGACTGTTCGCCGAAATCGAGCAAGTGCTCGCTGCGCGGCAGCCGATCTACCAAGAGTGTGCTACTATGGTGGTTGATACCGAAAACCGGTCGCCCGCCGAGGTGGCCGACGACATTCTCCGCCAGCTCGATTTGCCACGCCTGTAG
- the aroE gene encoding shikimate dehydrogenase, producing MICVSIGRSRHKHLLAEYQELVKRGARLVELRLDYVASRLNLQRLLKDRPSPVVITCRREADGGKFNGTEEQRQMILREAIALQAEYVDLEDDIAASIPRYGKTKRIISYHNFRHTPDDLDEIYQRLSKLDADVVKITTMAQNPHDNVRMLEMVKKASLPTVAMCMGDIGTPSRILLGKYGAPFTYATFHHERALAPGQLSFDQMTDIYRYDSLNKDTSLFGVIADPIAHSLSPHIHNAALKEQDLNAVYVPFRVPPDSLGQFIADVPKLGIKGLSVTIPHKEAVAKHLTKVDAAVKGIKAVNTLVFRDGEVLGYNTDCKAAMDSLEYTLGTVGAQPSPLANKRVLVLGAGGVSRAILYGLKVRGARAVVASRTRERAEKLAAEFDAKAIDWNARHTVPAEILVNGTPIGMHPNVDETPYNRSHLKPSMVVFDTVYNPESTLLVKEARLHGCTTVTGVEMFVRQAGLQYWLFTGKEAPMDIMRATLKRVTGPVK from the coding sequence ATGATTTGCGTCTCTATTGGTCGTAGCCGTCACAAGCACTTGCTGGCCGAGTACCAGGAACTGGTCAAACGGGGCGCCCGTTTGGTGGAGCTGCGCCTCGACTACGTTGCCAGCCGGCTCAATCTGCAGCGGTTGCTCAAGGACCGTCCGAGCCCAGTGGTGATTACCTGTCGACGCGAAGCCGATGGCGGCAAGTTCAACGGCACCGAAGAGCAGCGGCAGATGATCCTCCGCGAGGCCATCGCCTTGCAGGCCGAATACGTTGACCTGGAAGACGATATCGCGGCCAGCATTCCGCGCTACGGCAAGACGAAGCGAATCATCAGCTACCACAATTTCCGTCACACTCCCGACGACCTCGACGAGATCTACCAACGGCTCTCGAAGCTCGATGCCGACGTGGTGAAGATCACCACCATGGCTCAGAACCCGCACGACAATGTGCGAATGCTCGAGATGGTCAAGAAGGCCAGCTTGCCGACCGTCGCCATGTGCATGGGCGACATCGGTACGCCCTCGCGAATTTTGCTCGGCAAGTACGGTGCCCCCTTCACCTACGCGACGTTCCATCATGAGCGGGCGCTCGCACCAGGGCAGTTGTCGTTCGATCAGATGACCGACATCTACCGCTACGACTCGCTGAACAAAGACACCTCGCTGTTCGGAGTGATTGCCGACCCGATCGCCCACAGTTTGAGTCCGCACATTCACAACGCCGCACTCAAAGAACAAGACCTCAACGCAGTGTATGTGCCGTTTCGGGTGCCGCCCGATTCGCTGGGGCAATTTATTGCCGACGTTCCCAAGCTCGGCATCAAAGGTCTGAGTGTTACCATTCCCCATAAGGAAGCGGTCGCCAAGCACTTGACCAAGGTCGACGCGGCGGTAAAGGGCATCAAGGCGGTGAACACCCTGGTGTTCCGCGATGGCGAAGTACTGGGTTACAACACCGACTGTAAGGCCGCGATGGACTCGCTGGAATATACGCTGGGTACCGTGGGAGCACAGCCGAGTCCCTTGGCGAACAAGCGGGTGCTTGTGCTGGGAGCGGGCGGCGTATCGCGAGCCATTCTCTACGGTTTGAAAGTCCGCGGCGCTCGCGCCGTGGTCGCCAGTCGTACCCGCGAACGTGCCGAGAAGCTGGCTGCAGAGTTCGACGCCAAGGCGATCGACTGGAACGCCCGTCATACTGTGCCGGCCGAAATCTTGGTCAACGGCACTCCGATCGGCATGCATCCCAACGTCGACGAAACGCCTTATAATCGGTCGCATCTCAAGCCCTCGATGGTCGTGTTCGACACGGTTTACAATCCCGAGTCGACCTTGCTGGTCAAGGAAGCCCGTCTGCACGGGTGTACGACCGTGACCGGAGTCGAGATGTTTGTGCGTCAGGCTGGTCTGCAGTACTGGCTTTTTACCGGTAAGGAAGCCCCGATGGACATCATGCGCGCGACACTCAAGCGGGTGACTGGCCCGGTGAAGTAA